CTTTTTCTTTGCTGCGATAAGATCTGTATTCATTTTAGTAACAACGCGGCGACGAATCACAAAAGCAATAATCGCTAGCAGGGCACCAATGACAATAGGAACATAACGCGCATAGTCACCAAGATACGGTGTAAAAAAAACAATAATATGATTAACAACGTCCATTAAATCGGTCTCTTTATTTTGACTGATGCGATAAGCATCAGTGAAATGCTATGATTGAGTACGGTGCCACTCACGTGGACACATGAAAACGGTTATTTTACCATCATTCTAACGGGCAAACAGGCTTAGTTTTATCAAATCTAGCCGGCCTCACTCAAGGCTCATTATGGCAGACAGCGACAAACCTCTTTTTAGCCGACCGGTACTAGCCGCTGTGATGTTGTGCTGTACGTTAGCAATCTGGTTATTAAATTTAACCGCCCCGAGCAACAAACTGCCTATTCCCGACCTTGAACGCTGGCAAACATCATCAGATATTCCCGTAATCTGGCTTAAACAACCCGCATGGCAAAACAGCAACAAACTTGAAGTTCGCTTTTTATTCCGCGCAGACGCCCCGAATACAGCGCTTACCCAAACCACATTGGCCATGCTGATGAGCGATTCTTTTCCGCTTAGCACGTCCTCAATCAACCAAAGACTGGCCCCCTTGGCCGCAAAAGTAAGCAGCTATTACGACCACGAAAGCCAAGTCATTGGCCTCACCATGAGCAATGAAACAAATTACCTACTGCCCACTCTTTCTCTGGTTACCCGGTGGTTAGAGGCTCCAGACTTCAAACAACGTACCTTCGAACAGTGGCAACGACAACAACAAACAAACCCATCACCACAGCATGAACTTGAACAAAGGCTGTTTGCACCCTCAGCGATCGACCAAAATACTCATACCAAAAGCAATCACTCACTGGTGCAAGTAAAAAGCCACTATTTCGCCCTAAAACACGCTGCATCGGCCATTATTATCGTGGGTGATCTCTCTGATGACTCCAAGCAAGCCCTGCAAACGGCGCTCAACCTGATTAGCCAAGATTACCGTCTTGCTGAGGCAACCAGAAAACCCACCATTCACTCAACCGGAACCGCTATAGCACACAGCGAAACACCGCACCATAAAGGTAACCTTTGGCAAAGCCGCAGCGCCATCGCGCTTGCTCCTATCACATCGGTAGAAGATTGGGTCAGTCTGCAACTTTGGGGGGCGGATCTAGTGTCTACACTTAATCAGCAAACTCATATCGACTTTGTACAGCTCGCCTTAACCTTGTCACCCCAGCAACCTTGGGCAAGTTGGAGCATTCAATACAGCGCACTCTTACCGGTTGACAGCCAGTCATCAAACAGCGATGCCCCTGTTATAAACGCGCCAGACCTCGCTCTGTTTGACCGCCTTCCTTCCCTAAATGACAAAGCGAACTTTGAAGAATTATTTGACACCTTTAAGCGGCAAATCGAGCAACAAACTCTATCACCTACTTGGTGGAGTGATATAGCGGCTAAAGTCACCCATGAAAACAGTAAGCTGACATTAGAGACATTCGCTGCTGACTATCAAAACGCCATCGATAGTTTTACCCAAGAAAAATATCAAAATGCCTTACAACGGCTACTTATCCCTTCGTCTTATCAAGAGATCCAAATTCACCAATGAAAAAAAACACCCTAAATCACGCCACCAAAAAAAGCCAAGCGAAAGCGTCTAAATTGCGTATCATCGCTGGAGAATGGCGTTCACGTCAGCTGCCCATTCCCGCCATTGAGGGTTTACGGCCCACCCCTGACCGAGTCCGCGAAACCCTGTTTAACTGGATTAACCACCAGCTCCCAGGCGCCGTGTGTGGCGATTTCTTCTGTGGCTCCGGCGCCCTTGGACTAGAAGCGATGTCTCGCGGTGCAAAACACGTGACCTTCGTAGACAATTCTCGTGTCGTGTTACAACAAATGAACGCCAATCTCGCCACACTTGGTGCCACTCATGCAACCGTTATCGCGCAAAATGCCGCGGTGTTTCTGGATACGGTAACACCACACCCATTGGACATCGTCTTTTTAGACCCGCCGTTTCGCAAAGGCTGGCTAGGTCAAATCATTCCCTTGCTGGAAAAAGGCTGGCTCGCCAGTCGGGCGCTTGTTTACATCGAAATGGAAAAAGAAGCGGAACTGCCATTGCTGCCTGATCACTGGTCATTAAAAAAAGAAAAAAACGCCGGCCAATTGGTGTATCGCCTGTTCGACGTCAAGGCACCGTCCACAATTTCACCCGAGATGGCCTAAGCCAGCGCTTGATGACACTCATAGCAACCGCTAGACTGTGTGACATCAAGCGCCGACGGATGCTCACCTCTGTTCGCGGACATTCGAGTACTTTTATTTAGACCTTACTTTAGGATATTCAGATTCTATGCCGGACGTCATTCCAGCCGACTCTGTGGGTATTGTTACCCCGCAGATTGCGCCATTCGACACACCGTTAGCGCTTTCTTGTGGGCACACCCTGTCATCGTATCAACTGATCTACGAGACGTACGGCACACTTAACGAGCAGGCCTCTAACGCGATTTTAATCTGTCACGCACTCAGCGGCGATCATCATGCTGCGGGATACCATGCCATGGCAGACAAGAAGCCGGGGTGGTGGGATACCGCAATAGGGCCCGGCAAAGCCATCGACACCAACCAGTATTTTGTGATTTCGTTGAACAATTTAGGCGGCTGCTGCGGGTCTACCGGCCCTACGACGATCAACCCAGAAACCGGTCAACGCTGGGAAGCCAGCTTCCCCATTGTGACCGTGGAAGACTGGGTGGAAAGC
The sequence above is a segment of the Marinomonas sp. IMCC 4694 genome. Coding sequences within it:
- the rsmD gene encoding 16S rRNA (guanine(966)-N(2))-methyltransferase RsmD, giving the protein MKKNTLNHATKKSQAKASKLRIIAGEWRSRQLPIPAIEGLRPTPDRVRETLFNWINHQLPGAVCGDFFCGSGALGLEAMSRGAKHVTFVDNSRVVLQQMNANLATLGATHATVIAQNAAVFLDTVTPHPLDIVFLDPPFRKGWLGQIIPLLEKGWLASRALVYIEMEKEAELPLLPDHWSLKKEKNAGQLVYRLFDVKAPSTISPEMA
- a CDS encoding insulinase family protein, which encodes MADSDKPLFSRPVLAAVMLCCTLAIWLLNLTAPSNKLPIPDLERWQTSSDIPVIWLKQPAWQNSNKLEVRFLFRADAPNTALTQTTLAMLMSDSFPLSTSSINQRLAPLAAKVSSYYDHESQVIGLTMSNETNYLLPTLSLVTRWLEAPDFKQRTFEQWQRQQQTNPSPQHELEQRLFAPSAIDQNTHTKSNHSLVQVKSHYFALKHAASAIIIVGDLSDDSKQALQTALNLISQDYRLAEATRKPTIHSTGTAIAHSETPHHKGNLWQSRSAIALAPITSVEDWVSLQLWGADLVSTLNQQTHIDFVQLALTLSPQQPWASWSIQYSALLPVDSQSSNSDAPVINAPDLALFDRLPSLNDKANFEELFDTFKRQIEQQTLSPTWWSDIAAKVTHENSKLTLETFAADYQNAIDSFTQEKYQNALQRLLIPSSYQEIQIHQ